CGGTCAACGGGAAGGGCACTTGTTCAGCCAACCCCTAGTATTTTAGGTGATCTTGATGAGCTTAATAAAGAATATCCCGATTTAGAGTCAACGCATTCTTTTAGTTACCCCGTAACAACAAGCATTGATTGGGCTGTGGATGATGAAGCGATTCGCCAACGTTTACTGACATTTTGCTATGAGAAAGCCATGGACTATCACGCTAACCGTGATTATCCCGCCGTTGATGGTACGAGCTGTTTATCGCCTTATCTTGCAATAGGCGCGCTGTCTCTTCGTCAATGCTTTCATAGCTTGATGACAGAATATCCTGAGTGTTTAGAAAACCCAGAATCAGGGGCATTTACTTGGTTTAACGAGTTAGTGTGGCGAGAGTTCTACCGCCATCTGATGGATGCGAATCCAAAATTGTGCCGTGAACAGCCTTTCCATGCATGGACAAACTATGTGGTATGGAAAAATGATGAAACTCTGCTTCATGCTTGGCAGCAGGGTGAGACTGGTTTTCCAATTATTGATGCTGCAATGCGGCAGCTAAAAGCGACTGGGTGGATGCACAACCGTCTTCGTATGATAGTTGCGAGTTTTTTGACCAAAGATTTGTTAATTCATTGGCAAGCAGGCGAGCAGTGGTTTATGTCGCACCTGATTGACGGTGATATGGCTTCCAATAACGGCGGGTGGCAATGGGCGGCATCAACGGGTACAGATGCGCAACCATATTTCCGCGTTTTTAATCCGACAACACAAGGTCAACGTTTTGATCCGAAAGGTGAATTTGTTCGTAAATGGATAAAGGAGCTGAAAGATGTTCCTGATAAATTCATTCACAGCCCACACCTTTGGCTAGGTGCCCATACGCTGAGTTATCCCAAGCCAATAGTGGATCATAAACAGGCAAGATTGCTAGCAATTGAAACCTTTAAACGAGCCAATGAACAAGGGAAGTTACAGGGTAGCGTTTAAAGAGGTGTTTGGTATAGAGCACCAAGATAGCTAGCCGTGCAGAGGATAAGACGATGACTCAAGGTGTTATAGATAGTTCTAACCAAGTATTAGCAAATTTTATTACGGTATACAGTCAGTTAGGAAAGGATAACTTAGTCGACTTAGAGGCTATCTATCATCCCGATATTGTATTTGAAGACCCAGCGCATCGTATTGAAGGCTGGGATGCGCTCCATGAGTATTTTGCTCAGCTTTACAGCAACATTACGAGTTGTGATTTCCAGATTCACCATTCGCTAGTGGATGAAAAGCAGGCCTTTGTGCAGTGGACCATGACATTTTCGCACCCTGATATTGAGAAGGGAAAAGCACGTACAGTCGAAGGCTGTACTCGCTTAGAGCTCGATGGCAATAAGGTGGTCTTTCACCGAGATTATTTCGATTTAGGTGAAATGATTTATGAAGGCGTGCCGCTACTGGGCAAAGTCATTCGCCATATTAAAACGAGGTTAGGTCAATGAGTGTTAAACCCGAGGCTGATATTTTAATTACAGGTGCGAGTTCGGGTATCGGTTTGCAGCTCGCTTTAGATTATGCCAATCAAGGCCTACAGGTTATTGCGTGTGGGCAGAACCAAGAGCGTTTAGCGGCATTGTCAGCCCAGAGCAACAATATACAAACCTTGGCGTTTAATGTAACCGACTTAGCTGCGACTCAAGCGGCATTCGATAGCTTAGCCGTCATTCCTAAGTTGATTATTTTAAATGCTGGCACTTGTGAATATATCGACAATGGACACGTAGATACTGCGTTATTTAAACGGGTGTTTGATGTCAATGTGTTTGGGCTCCTTCATTGCGTAGAAGCTATGCAGGCACGTCTTGGTAACCAAAGTCAGTTGGTCTTTGTTGGTTCAACTGCAAGTTACATTCCTTTGCCGCGAGCA
The nucleotide sequence above comes from Photobacterium swingsii. Encoded proteins:
- a CDS encoding nuclear transport factor 2 family protein; its protein translation is MTQGVIDSSNQVLANFITVYSQLGKDNLVDLEAIYHPDIVFEDPAHRIEGWDALHEYFAQLYSNITSCDFQIHHSLVDEKQAFVQWTMTFSHPDIEKGKARTVEGCTRLELDGNKVVFHRDYFDLGEMIYEGVPLLGKVIRHIKTRLGQ
- a CDS encoding SDR family NAD(P)-dependent oxidoreductase gives rise to the protein MSVKPEADILITGASSGIGLQLALDYANQGLQVIACGQNQERLAALSAQSNNIQTLAFNVTDLAATQAAFDSLAVIPKLIILNAGTCEYIDNGHVDTALFKRVFDVNVFGLLHCVEAMQARLGNQSQLVFVGSTASYIPLPRAEAYGASKAALSYIAQTLALDLEHKGIKVTLVSPGFVKTPLTDKNDFPMPMLVTPEVASYYIRQGIQAGNREIHFPKKFSFILKAIALLPMGLQQSVIKRMTGKAA
- the phrB gene encoding deoxyribodipyrimidine photo-lyase, with protein sequence MSKLVWLRNDLRVVDNTALLQACQLRQVSEPVIALYIATPMQWHEHHEAPIKIDFIQRRLVELKQSLAALNIPLIVKEVADFAAVPACILALTQQYQVDHVFCNKQYLINENQRDLHVGEQLASRAIKLSVFDDDCIIEPGRVLNKQGDPFKVFTPFRKSWIQVYREQIRSTGRALVQPTPSILGDLDELNKEYPDLESTHSFSYPVTTSIDWAVDDEAIRQRLLTFCYEKAMDYHANRDYPAVDGTSCLSPYLAIGALSLRQCFHSLMTEYPECLENPESGAFTWFNELVWREFYRHLMDANPKLCREQPFHAWTNYVVWKNDETLLHAWQQGETGFPIIDAAMRQLKATGWMHNRLRMIVASFLTKDLLIHWQAGEQWFMSHLIDGDMASNNGGWQWAASTGTDAQPYFRVFNPTTQGQRFDPKGEFVRKWIKELKDVPDKFIHSPHLWLGAHTLSYPKPIVDHKQARLLAIETFKRANEQGKLQGSV